In a single window of the Nitrospirota bacterium genome:
- a CDS encoding cytochrome ubiquinol oxidase subunit I, with protein sequence MDVVTLSRLQFFLTISFHFIFVSISIGLSWWLVVFELSGWKKKDGEVYVQIAKFFSKIFAITFITGTATGIVMEFQIGMNWAGYSKFSGDVFGPLLAAEGLIAFFMESSFLGLYLFGRNKVSRSIHLLSIFMVSAGSTISAFWILTANSWQQTPAGFVINNGRVELTNFMDVIFNPSTFQRFFHTIDATLITGTFFATGIASYLLKNDRRVDEAKTILRFTIITGLILCVLQVMPIGHEHAKQVALTQPEKFAVLEAVQETQSHAPFVLFGIPSDTPSGLKMSVKIPSLLSIITFGDAEATIKGINDFPSDEVPPRLIPFITFRTMVVLGMYFILITGYGVIQLFRGKLFNGKGFLRLLVWSAPLPIIASQLGWIAAEVGRHPWIIYRVMKTAEGATLTLPAVNVLTTLIMFAILYSFIGGLYVYLIKREINQWT encoded by the coding sequence TTGGATGTTGTCACCTTATCACGCCTGCAATTTTTCCTGACCATCTCTTTCCACTTTATCTTTGTTTCCATCAGCATCGGTCTGTCCTGGTGGCTTGTAGTCTTTGAACTGTCAGGCTGGAAAAAGAAGGATGGAGAGGTCTATGTTCAGATTGCAAAGTTCTTCAGTAAAATATTTGCAATCACCTTTATAACCGGTACAGCTACAGGCATTGTTATGGAATTCCAGATCGGTATGAACTGGGCAGGTTATTCAAAATTCTCAGGAGATGTCTTTGGCCCGCTTCTGGCGGCAGAAGGGCTTATCGCCTTTTTTATGGAATCTTCCTTTCTCGGTTTATACTTATTCGGGAGAAACAAGGTATCACGTTCTATCCATCTGCTCTCCATTTTTATGGTATCAGCAGGTTCTACAATATCTGCATTCTGGATACTTACAGCAAACTCATGGCAGCAGACACCCGCAGGTTTTGTTATAAACAATGGAAGGGTAGAGTTGACAAACTTCATGGACGTTATTTTTAACCCTTCTACATTTCAAAGGTTTTTTCATACAATAGATGCAACGCTTATTACCGGGACATTTTTTGCAACCGGCATAGCGTCTTATTTGCTGAAGAATGACAGGCGGGTAGATGAGGCAAAAACAATATTGAGGTTCACTATTATTACAGGTCTTATTCTTTGTGTGTTACAGGTTATGCCCATTGGTCATGAACATGCGAAACAGGTAGCACTTACACAGCCGGAAAAATTTGCTGTACTTGAGGCTGTACAGGAGACACAATCCCATGCACCTTTTGTCCTGTTCGGGATTCCCTCTGACACACCATCAGGGTTGAAGATGAGTGTTAAAATCCCCAGTCTCCTCAGCATTATTACCTTTGGTGATGCAGAGGCTACTATTAAAGGTATTAATGATTTCCCTTCTGATGAAGTACCGCCCCGGCTTATCCCATTTATCACATTCCGGACTATGGTTGTACTTGGTATGTATTTTATATTGATAACCGGTTATGGTGTTATTCAACTATTCCGCGGTAAGTTGTTTAATGGGAAGGGATTTCTGAGATTACTCGTATGGTCTGCCCCCCTTCCAATCATTGCCTCTCAGCTTGGATGGATTGCCGCTGAGGTCGGGCGCCATCCCTGGATTATTTACAGGGTAATGAAAACCGCAGAAGGTGCAACCCTTACACTGCCGGCTGTTAATGTCCTGACAACCCTTATTATGTTTGCCATACTATACTCATTTATTGGCGGTCTTTATGTTTATCTGATAAAGAGAGAGATAAATCAATGGACCTGA
- a CDS encoding PilZ domain-containing protein — protein sequence MGNRRKHKRVSLLKEIDVACPNSKGGTKGLIVNISRSGMVIYSNRPLSAGNEIVVKLPFIDEYKVDRVETLLGDIRWTKPLEDFFAIGIQFKSVNEHDHFMLLAYLNYAEGFERPCINE from the coding sequence ATGGGTAACAGGCGTAAACACAAGCGGGTAAGTTTATTAAAAGAGATAGATGTCGCCTGCCCGAATAGTAAAGGCGGCACCAAGGGCCTTATAGTCAATATAAGCCGGAGCGGCATGGTTATCTATAGTAATCGTCCGTTGAGTGCCGGTAATGAGATAGTTGTTAAACTTCCCTTCATTGATGAATATAAAGTGGACAGAGTAGAGACACTGCTTGGAGATATTCGTTGGACAAAGCCTCTTGAAGATTTTTTTGCTATCGGTATTCAATTCAAGTCAGTAAATGAACATGACCATTTCATGCTCCTTGCCTATCTGAATTATGCAGAGGGTTTTGAAAGACCTTGTATAAATGAGTAA
- the queG gene encoding tRNA epoxyqueuosine(34) reductase QueG encodes MNTITKSLSHEIKDIGKKIGFTHIGITSPDIGEWEVRLRNWVNQCYHGEMQFLSRGIDRRTDIASSFPDVKSVVVASMNYFSGEGHRKCLDDPSIRYKRGYIANYALNEDYHPVIEARLRELMEEINRLTDGRAKGKIYVDAGPVPEKALAVKAGIGWVGKHSIIVSKDAGSWLLLGVLLLDIELDFDEPATDHCGNCTKCIEACPTNAIIEPYVVDARRCISYLLGELKGDIPAELRPLIGNRIFGCDDCQWVCPKNKTARVSSEKAFQPREDLSSPLLEELIDVSEDRFNTMFNNNPIKRIKWKRFKRNVENAIKNETLLSLRLTKDDEN; translated from the coding sequence ATGAACACAATCACTAAATCTCTTTCACATGAAATAAAGGACATTGGGAAAAAGATAGGTTTTACTCATATCGGCATTACATCGCCTGATATTGGTGAATGGGAGGTCAGGCTTAGGAATTGGGTCAATCAGTGTTATCATGGTGAAATGCAGTTTTTATCACGGGGCATTGATAGGCGTACAGATATTGCTTCTTCTTTCCCTGATGTAAAATCAGTAGTAGTCGCCTCAATGAATTATTTTTCAGGTGAAGGACACAGGAAATGCCTTGATGATCCGTCCATTAGATATAAGAGAGGATACATTGCCAATTATGCACTTAATGAAGATTATCATCCTGTTATTGAGGCAAGGTTGAGAGAACTGATGGAAGAGATTAACAGACTCACTGACGGCAGGGCAAAAGGAAAGATATATGTAGATGCCGGCCCTGTGCCTGAGAAGGCCCTTGCAGTAAAAGCAGGCATTGGTTGGGTTGGGAAACACTCTATAATCGTGAGTAAGGATGCCGGTTCATGGCTTCTGCTTGGGGTATTGCTGCTTGATATAGAACTTGATTTTGATGAACCTGCTACAGACCATTGCGGAAATTGCACAAAGTGCATTGAGGCATGTCCGACAAATGCTATAATAGAACCTTATGTGGTTGATGCAAGGCGATGCATTTCATATTTATTAGGAGAATTAAAGGGAGATATACCGGCAGAACTACGGCCGCTTATTGGAAACAGGATATTCGGATGTGATGACTGTCAGTGGGTATGTCCAAAAAACAAGACCGCCAGGGTTTCTTCTGAGAAGGCTTTTCAGCCAAGAGAGGATTTAAGCTCACCCCTGCTTGAGGAACTGATTGATGTAAGCGAAGACAGATTCAATACCATGTTTAACAATAATCCCATCAAACGGATTAAATGGAAAAGATTTAAAAGAAATGTTGAGAACGCAATTAAAAATGAAACACTCCTGAGCCTTAGGCTTACAAAGGATGATGAAAATTAG
- the queF gene encoding NADPH-dependent 7-cyano-7-deazaguanine reductase QueF has product MKYGEEEIKNVELERWENSCQDRDYVIDISFPEFSCLCPRSGYPDYATIKINYIPDKYIVELKSLKLYLNKFRDQHISHESATNKIYDDLKKLLEPRKIEVIGDWNPRGNVKTIIRVSSEQKS; this is encoded by the coding sequence ATGAAATACGGTGAAGAAGAGATTAAGAATGTAGAATTGGAACGTTGGGAAAACTCCTGTCAGGACAGGGATTATGTAATTGACATATCATTCCCTGAGTTTTCCTGCCTCTGCCCGAGGTCAGGCTATCCTGACTATGCAACAATAAAGATAAATTATATACCGGATAAATATATTGTAGAGCTGAAGTCATTGAAACTCTACCTCAACAAGTTTCGCGATCAACACATCTCCCATGAATCTGCAACAAACAAGATATATGATGATTTAAAAAAATTGCTCGAACCAAGGAAAATTGAAGTGATAGGTGACTGGAATCCAAGAGGAAACGTAAAAACAATTATAAGAGTTTCTTCAGAGCAGAAAAGTTAG